A DNA window from Haliovirga abyssi contains the following coding sequences:
- a CDS encoding PP2C family protein-serine/threonine phosphatase, which yields MRKENSKFITKFVTNEGSKKSNRDYFAYVELDDYGCWLLADGLDTDEEKLSAEIVAGSIIEDFTENPKMSKKTLKRYLKTANEMLLKETRINLLKASIVVIISDYHSIIYGSIGNTRLYHYRKDNLLYRTKDHSVAELMLKLGKVEKNNINQNIEKNNLYEYLGKKKQLKMNISNKKIELKEGDMLLLATVGYWENMKDIEIGDILKASEDVESFVMNLENMMLEKENPHLNNYTIVSISIQKIFIENVKKSIVNTKTIVAASLVIVLIVGVLLFRNHLNKIKIAKSKMQQMKISKLKAEKLKLEKLKAEKLKLEKLKAKKLKLEQLKSEKLKEKEVEFQKTKDVEKNGDDSLLKKDYVTAKENYNEALAVYTQLDKKEDEDRVKGKIKTTEKLEKSDKLLLIANSYYESGDYINAKLNYIKAKELLDGIEGADSKSIDNSIFNVETMSKAKDLEKVGDIYFSNENYDKSIEKYGLAKEHFLKVKKYDTKEITSKLEKSKILNNAKQDENAGEELYNNQKYIKSIEKFELAKESYKKAKSKEKENKMKDKLEKIKRILTAINLESEGDQLKTGEDLAGSKSKYEESKAIYKEVGLNLKEKDVNDKLVLVNLSLLKQAKIKDAESIESDGDSSLGAKDFDGAKEKYEKAKKTYQEVQKYEEAGKLDIKLKKVEEEREYFKANSYKELADTFFKQKKYDDAIANYEIAKNSYLSLEKTKEYMEMEKSIKDAKKKKKILGIF from the coding sequence ATGAGAAAAGAAAATAGTAAATTTATAACTAAATTTGTAACAAATGAAGGGAGTAAAAAAAGTAATAGAGATTATTTTGCATATGTAGAATTAGATGACTATGGATGTTGGTTATTAGCTGATGGATTAGACACAGATGAAGAAAAATTAAGTGCTGAAATAGTGGCAGGAAGTATAATAGAAGATTTCACAGAAAATCCAAAAATGAGTAAGAAAACATTAAAGCGATACTTGAAGACAGCAAATGAGATGTTATTAAAAGAAACAAGAATAAATTTATTAAAAGCAAGTATAGTTGTAATAATAAGTGATTATCATTCGATTATTTATGGAAGTATAGGTAATACAAGATTGTATCATTATAGAAAAGACAATTTACTTTATAGAACAAAAGACCATAGTGTAGCAGAGTTAATGCTAAAATTAGGGAAAGTAGAAAAAAATAATATAAACCAAAATATAGAAAAAAATAATTTATATGAGTATTTAGGGAAAAAGAAACAGTTAAAAATGAATATAAGTAATAAAAAAATTGAATTAAAAGAAGGCGATATGCTATTATTAGCAACAGTAGGATATTGGGAAAATATGAAAGATATAGAAATAGGAGATATATTAAAAGCAAGTGAAGATGTAGAGAGCTTTGTAATGAATTTAGAGAATATGATGCTAGAAAAAGAGAATCCGCATCTAAATAATTATACAATAGTATCAATATCAATCCAGAAAATATTTATAGAAAATGTAAAGAAAAGCATTGTAAATACAAAGACGATAGTGGCAGCTTCATTAGTGATAGTATTAATAGTAGGGGTATTATTATTTAGAAATCATTTAAATAAAATAAAAATAGCAAAGAGTAAAATGCAGCAAATGAAAATATCAAAATTAAAAGCTGAAAAGCTAAAACTAGAAAAATTAAAAGCTGAAAAATTAAAATTGGAAAAATTAAAGGCTAAAAAATTAAAGTTAGAACAGCTAAAATCAGAAAAATTAAAAGAGAAAGAAGTAGAATTTCAAAAAACAAAAGATGTAGAAAAAAATGGAGATGATAGTTTATTAAAAAAAGATTATGTAACTGCAAAAGAAAATTATAATGAAGCGTTAGCGGTATATACTCAATTAGATAAGAAGGAAGATGAAGATAGAGTAAAAGGTAAAATAAAAACAACAGAGAAATTAGAAAAATCAGACAAATTATTGTTAATAGCTAATAGTTATTATGAATCAGGTGACTATATAAACGCAAAATTAAATTATATAAAAGCAAAAGAATTATTGGATGGAATAGAAGGTGCAGATAGTAAGAGTATAGATAATAGTATATTTAATGTGGAAACTATGAGTAAAGCAAAAGATTTGGAGAAGGTAGGAGATATATATTTTTCAAATGAAAATTATGATAAATCAATAGAAAAATATGGATTAGCAAAAGAACATTTTTTGAAAGTGAAAAAATATGATACAAAAGAGATAACGTCAAAACTAGAAAAATCTAAGATATTGAATAATGCAAAACAAGACGAAAATGCTGGAGAAGAGTTATATAATAATCAAAAGTATATAAAATCAATAGAAAAATTTGAATTAGCAAAAGAAAGTTATAAGAAAGCTAAATCTAAAGAAAAAGAGAATAAAATGAAAGATAAATTAGAGAAGATAAAAAGGATATTAACAGCAATAAATTTAGAAAGTGAAGGAGACCAATTAAAAACAGGAGAAGATTTAGCAGGATCAAAAAGTAAATATGAAGAGTCAAAAGCCATATATAAAGAGGTTGGACTTAATTTAAAAGAAAAAGATGTTAATGATAAATTAGTACTAGTTAATTTATCATTATTAAAACAGGCAAAGATAAAAGATGCAGAAAGCATAGAATCTGATGGAGATAGCTCACTGGGAGCAAAAGATTTTGATGGAGCAAAGGAAAAATATGAAAAAGCAAAGAAAACATATCAAGAGGTACAAAAGTATGAAGAAGCAGGAAAATTAGATATAAAATTAAAAAAAGTAGAAGAAGAAAGAGAATATTTTAAAGCAAATAGTTATAAAGAATTAGCAGATACATTTTTCAAACAAAAGAAATATGATGATGCAATAGCAAATTATGAAATAGCAAAAAATAGTTATTTAAGTTTGGAAAAGACAAAAGAGTATATGGAAATGGAAAAAAGCATAAAAGATGCTAAAAAGAAGAAAAAGATATTGGGTATTTTTTAG
- a CDS encoding substrate-binding periplasmic protein, translating into MKKIIILFSFIILFTNSFSEKTIVLATDEWEPYYGNSLKNQGILSEIVREALKEEGYNCEIKFMPWKRVLALVKEGIYDAVLGGYYSVKREEDYLFTDKILDVTVSFFSYKNIKYNTLKDLKGYKIGVVSGYFYTEEFEKSNLKKIKVSMAKNLIKIYKAGIVDVIAVENRVFKYYMRGLKNNRYKNKIGELSTNSLHLLFTKKNKDSEKMVKDFNAGLKKIRKNGKFDEILKRFEKSN; encoded by the coding sequence ATGAAAAAAATAATAATCTTATTTAGCTTTATAATTCTATTTACTAATTCTTTTTCAGAAAAAACAATTGTATTGGCAACAGATGAATGGGAACCATATTATGGGAACTCTTTAAAGAATCAAGGGATTTTAAGTGAAATAGTAAGAGAAGCATTAAAAGAAGAAGGATACAATTGTGAAATAAAATTTATGCCGTGGAAGAGAGTTTTGGCTTTAGTAAAAGAAGGTATATATGATGCTGTTTTAGGAGGATATTATAGTGTAAAACGTGAAGAAGATTATCTGTTTACTGATAAAATACTAGATGTAACTGTTAGTTTTTTTAGTTATAAAAATATAAAATATAATACTTTAAAAGATTTAAAAGGATATAAGATAGGTGTTGTTTCAGGGTACTTTTATACAGAAGAGTTTGAGAAAAGTAATTTAAAAAAGATAAAAGTTTCTATGGCGAAAAATCTAATAAAAATATATAAAGCTGGTATAGTAGATGTAATAGCTGTTGAAAATAGAGTTTTTAAATATTATATGAGAGGATTAAAGAATAATAGATATAAAAATAAAATAGGTGAATTATCTACTAATTCATTACATTTACTTTTTACTAAAAAAAATAAAGATTCAGAAAAAATGGTTAAAGATTTTAATGCTGGATTAAAAAAAATTAGAAAAAATGGGAAATTCGACGAGATATTAAAGAGATTTGAAAAATCTAACTGA
- a CDS encoding ABC1 kinase family protein yields MIGLRRKVEYFRRYRHILSVLFKYGFGHVVEKLNVEYYIESGKKILKIKSKEGKEQKLKGAERLKLAFEELGPTFIKFGQILSTRPDLIPMDYIEQLKELQDKIEPIEFGEIEEILNLNYGEDYKKVFKKVEKEVLGSASIGQVHKALLNDGTEVVIKVKKPDTDHIVELDISILYNIAVIIEKKIPELAYYNPVKLVNEFSKSIKKEMDFTLEGKNNDIIRMNFKKFKNFKVPKIYWDYTNEDILVMEFVKGKKLYDVLDGNLENGEFLAKLGANIFLKQILEDGFFHADPHPGNIFLVGKDTIVFIDYGMVGTLDEEAQENMAEILEGIVLKDIVKILNAFKNFDTLPDDLNERALKSEMRELLEKYYNTSLKNINIGKLIYEMSNIVIKYKIYVPADFFLMGKTLMTIDGIGRALYPDFDMIEVAKPFVKKLLIRKLSPERVGKKMLKSIKNYDNFFEGFPINMGVLFEKLKKDKIGIEIKSKDVKEFNATIDKTINKLSTSIIIAAIIIGSSMLIQSRTGFSIHGYSILGISGFVIAGFFGMVLVIDTFKS; encoded by the coding sequence ATGATTGGATTAAGGAGAAAAGTAGAATATTTTAGAAGGTATAGACATATTTTAAGTGTATTGTTTAAATATGGATTTGGGCATGTTGTAGAAAAATTAAATGTGGAATATTATATTGAATCTGGAAAGAAAATTTTAAAAATCAAAAGTAAAGAAGGTAAAGAACAAAAATTAAAAGGGGCAGAAAGATTAAAGCTGGCTTTTGAAGAACTTGGACCTACTTTTATAAAATTTGGACAGATTTTAAGCACAAGACCTGATTTAATACCAATGGATTATATAGAACAATTAAAAGAATTACAAGATAAAATAGAACCGATAGAATTTGGCGAAATTGAAGAGATATTAAATCTGAATTATGGCGAAGATTATAAAAAGGTATTTAAAAAAGTAGAAAAAGAGGTGTTGGGGTCAGCTTCTATTGGACAAGTGCATAAAGCATTGTTAAATGATGGCACAGAAGTAGTAATAAAAGTAAAAAAACCAGATACAGACCATATAGTGGAGCTAGATATATCAATTTTATATAATATAGCAGTAATTATTGAAAAGAAAATTCCTGAATTAGCATATTATAATCCTGTAAAATTAGTAAATGAATTTTCAAAAAGTATAAAAAAAGAGATGGATTTTACTCTTGAGGGAAAAAATAATGATATAATAAGAATGAATTTTAAAAAATTTAAAAATTTTAAAGTTCCTAAGATATATTGGGATTATACTAACGAAGATATATTAGTAATGGAATTTGTAAAAGGGAAAAAATTATATGATGTTTTAGATGGAAATTTAGAAAATGGAGAATTTTTAGCTAAATTAGGTGCGAATATATTTTTAAAACAAATTTTAGAAGATGGATTTTTTCATGCTGATCCTCATCCAGGAAATATTTTTTTAGTTGGAAAAGATACAATAGTTTTTATTGATTATGGAATGGTAGGGACTTTAGACGAAGAAGCTCAAGAAAATATGGCAGAAATTTTAGAAGGAATTGTATTAAAAGATATAGTGAAAATATTAAATGCTTTTAAAAATTTTGATACATTACCTGATGATTTAAATGAGAGAGCTCTAAAAAGTGAAATGAGAGAGCTTTTGGAAAAGTATTATAACACGTCATTAAAAAATATAAATATTGGTAAATTAATATATGAAATGTCAAATATAGTTATTAAGTATAAAATATATGTTCCAGCAGATTTTTTTCTTATGGGAAAAACTTTAATGACGATAGATGGAATAGGAAGAGCTCTTTATCCTGATTTTGATATGATTGAAGTGGCCAAACCTTTTGTAAAAAAGTTATTAATTAGAAAATTATCTCCAGAAAGAGTTGGGAAAAAGATGTTGAAGTCAATTAAAAATTATGATAATTTTTTTGAGGGATTTCCAATTAATATGGGAGTTTTATTTGAAAAATTAAAAAAAGATAAAATAGGAATAGAAATAAAATCAAAAGATGTTAAAGAGTTTAATGCGACAATTGATAAAACAATAAATAAGTTATCTACAAGTATAATTATAGCGGCTATTATTATTGGGTCATCTATGCTGATACAAAGTCGTACAGGCTTTAGTATACATGGGTATTCAATATTAGGTATTTCAGGATTTGTGATTGCTGGTTTTTTTGGGATGGTATTAGTTATTGATACTTTTAAAAGTTGA
- a CDS encoding protein kinase domain-containing protein, whose translation MELSLKKGIKLKDKYEVKERIAGTDISNIYLCVELKTDKMFVIKEMFVKGCFRDLDNKTVVNKNKGILEEAKESYRKEGKVLKEISHKNIVKFKEIFEENNTVYIVTKYYKGLDYERYIQARKINIKKEICKNIYPILDAIEYLHKKKYIHRDIKPNNIIITKDGPILLDFGAVSHINSKNKRINISNGFSPIEFYEDDTKQGYYSDVYSIAATIYYMLNKKIPILAKNRVVEDELFLEKRKDKVELLDKIILKNMDLDYKKRAKNIKVLRKELKLIMR comes from the coding sequence TTGGAATTATCATTAAAAAAAGGGATAAAATTAAAAGATAAATATGAAGTGAAAGAGAGAATAGCAGGAACAGATATATCAAATATATATTTATGTGTAGAATTGAAAACTGATAAAATGTTTGTAATAAAAGAGATGTTTGTAAAAGGTTGCTTTAGAGACTTAGATAATAAAACAGTTGTGAATAAAAACAAAGGGATTTTAGAAGAAGCAAAAGAGTCTTATAGAAAAGAAGGAAAAGTATTAAAAGAGATATCACATAAAAATATAGTAAAATTCAAAGAAATATTTGAGGAAAATAATACTGTATATATAGTGACGAAATATTATAAAGGATTAGATTATGAGAGGTATATACAGGCAAGGAAAATAAATATAAAAAAAGAGATTTGTAAAAATATATATCCAATATTAGATGCAATTGAGTATCTGCATAAGAAAAAATATATACATAGAGATATAAAGCCAAATAATATAATTATAACAAAAGATGGACCAATATTATTGGATTTTGGAGCAGTAAGTCATATAAACTCAAAAAATAAAAGGATAAATATAAGTAATGGATTTTCACCAATAGAATTTTATGAAGATGATACAAAACAGGGTTATTATTCAGATGTATATAGTATTGCGGCTACAATATATTATATGCTGAATAAGAAAATCCCTATTTTGGCGAAAAATAGAGTTGTTGAGGATGAGTTGTTTTTAGAAAAAAGGAAAGATAAAGTTGAATTATTAGATAAGATAATATTGAAAAATATGGATTTAGATTATAAAAAAAGAGCTAAAAACATAAAGGTGTTAAGAAAAGAATTAAAATTGATAATGAGATGA
- a CDS encoding substrate-binding periplasmic protein produces MKKIIILFSFIILFTNSFSEKTIVFATDEWAPYHGSSLKNQGILSEIVKEALKEEGYGCEIKFMPWKRALALVKKGIYDAVLGGYYSAKRGEDYLFTDKIIDITVSFFSYKNIKYNTLKDLKGYKIGVVSGYFYTEEFEKSNLKKMKVSMPKNLIKIYTAGIVDVIAAENRVFKYYMRGLKNNRYKNKIGELSSDSFYLLFTKKNKDSERMVKDFNAGLKKIRKNGKFDEILKRFEKSN; encoded by the coding sequence ATGAAAAAAATAATAATATTATTTAGCTTTATAATTCTATTTACTAATTCTTTTTCAGAAAAAACAATCGTATTTGCAACAGATGAATGGGCACCATATCATGGAAGCTCTTTAAAGAATCAAGGGATTTTAAGCGAAATAGTAAAAGAAGCATTAAAAGAAGAAGGGTACGGTTGCGAAATAAAATTTATGCCGTGGAAGAGAGCTTTGGCTTTAGTGAAAAAAGGCATATATGATGCTGTTTTAGGAGGATATTATAGTGCAAAACGGGGAGAAGATTATCTGTTTACTGATAAAATAATAGATATAACTGTTAGTTTTTTTAGTTATAAAAATATAAAATATAATACTTTAAAAGATTTAAAAGGATATAAAATAGGTGTTGTTTCAGGGTACTTTTATACAGAAGAGTTTGAAAAAAGTAATTTAAAAAAGATGAAAGTTTCTATGCCGAAAAATCTAATAAAAATATATACAGCTGGTATAGTAGATGTAATAGCTGCTGAAAATAGAGTTTTTAAATATTATATGAGAGGATTAAAGAATAATAGATATAAAAATAAAATAGGTGAATTATCTAGTGATTCATTCTATTTACTTTTTACTAAAAAAAATAAAGATTCAGAAAGAATGGTTAAAGATTTTAATGCTGGATTAAAAAAAATTAGAAAGAATGGGAAATTCGATGAGATATTAAAGAGATTTGAAAAATCCAACTGA
- the ruvC gene encoding crossover junction endodeoxyribonuclease RuvC yields MIVLGIDPGTAIVGYGVIEFENNKFKVLDYGCIFTSKDDEMPKRLNKIYDELETIIKLYKPDSIAIEELFYFKNSKTVISVGQARGVIVLCCERNNIESYGYTPLQVKMGVCGYGRADKKQIQEIVKKLLGLREIPKPDDAADALAIAIVHINSKNSRMESVKSNNKIPKIKSSKMTAQEYRKLLK; encoded by the coding sequence ATGATAGTTTTAGGAATAGATCCAGGAACTGCAATAGTTGGATATGGAGTAATAGAATTTGAAAATAATAAATTTAAAGTATTAGATTATGGATGTATTTTTACATCTAAAGATGACGAAATGCCAAAGAGATTAAATAAAATTTATGATGAATTGGAGACAATAATAAAATTATATAAACCTGATTCAATAGCAATAGAAGAACTATTTTATTTTAAAAACAGTAAAACAGTTATTAGCGTTGGGCAAGCACGTGGAGTAATTGTCTTGTGTTGCGAAAGAAATAATATAGAAAGTTATGGATACACGCCGTTGCAAGTTAAAATGGGTGTCTGTGGCTATGGAAGAGCTGACAAAAAGCAAATTCAAGAAATTGTAAAAAAGTTATTAGGATTAAGAGAAATTCCTAAACCTGATGATGCTGCAGATGCATTAGCAATTGCAATAGTTCATATTAACAGTAAAAATAGTAGAATGGAATCAGTTAAGAGCAATAACAAAATTCCAAAAATAAAAAGTAGTAAAATGACAGCACAAGAATATAGAAAATTGTTAAAATAA
- the glgX gene encoding glycogen debranching protein GlgX, whose product MAKTKKGKPILGSTVEGFGTNFAIFSRNAISVTLEIYEEFYSEEPLFKIELDKNINKTGDIWHIFVEDVFHGMFYGWRVGGVYLPKEGQRFNANKLLIDPYAKSIAGTIDCNLECIYGYEKENRRRDLSFSNLDSKYSQVKSVIVEDSIYNWENDIHPRIPLKETIIYEMHVRLFTMNKNSKVKNRGTFDGIVEKLSYLKDLGVTAIELLPIFEFSVNSIINTDPKTGERLKDIWGYNPLNFFAVTGNYSYGLKLGEQVFQFKDFVKAVHKAGLEVILDVVYNHTGEGNEFGPTISFKGIDNNVYYVLEDNKRYYSNYSGTGNTLNCSHAVVKEMVIDSLRYWVTEMHVDGFRFDLAAILGRGANGEWIGDLSLLKDIADDPIISGSKLIAEGWDAAGGYYVGEFPVGWAEWNGKFRDTVRKFIKGENGQVGDLATRIVGSPDLFEKYGRKPYHSINFITAHDGFTMWDLVSYNEKHNLNNGEENRDGANDNNSWNHGVEGETKDKKIIKLRKQQIKNFVVIMTVSQGIPMLLMGDEFCRTQNGNNNAYCQDNKMTWLDWDKKEEFKDVYRFFKKMIEFRKNHPSFKREAFFKGKDFSGDDIPDITWHGAKLNEPDWSNESHSLAFMISGKDFSGEIENDNNIYVALNSYWEDIEFEIPKMKNTKWYLVVDSSKKMGEDFLDNPKEIKAKTYKVKARSSIILISRMNY is encoded by the coding sequence ATGGCGAAAACTAAAAAAGGGAAACCTATATTAGGATCTACTGTAGAGGGATTTGGAACAAATTTTGCAATATTTTCAAGAAATGCAATATCTGTTACTTTAGAAATTTATGAGGAGTTCTATTCAGAAGAGCCTCTATTTAAAATAGAGTTAGATAAAAATATAAATAAAACTGGAGATATATGGCATATTTTTGTAGAAGATGTATTTCATGGAATGTTTTATGGGTGGAGAGTAGGAGGAGTTTATCTACCTAAGGAAGGGCAAAGATTTAATGCTAATAAATTGTTAATTGATCCATATGCTAAGTCAATAGCTGGAACTATAGATTGTAATTTGGAATGTATATATGGCTATGAAAAAGAAAATAGAAGGAGGGATTTAAGTTTCTCAAATTTAGATTCTAAATATTCACAAGTGAAAAGCGTAATAGTAGAAGACTCAATATATAATTGGGAAAATGATATTCATCCTAGAATTCCTTTAAAAGAAACAATAATTTATGAGATGCACGTTAGATTATTTACCATGAATAAAAATTCTAAAGTGAAAAATAGAGGAACTTTTGATGGGATTGTAGAAAAACTTTCATATCTAAAAGATTTGGGAGTAACGGCAATAGAGTTGTTACCAATTTTTGAATTTAGCGTGAATTCTATAATAAATACTGATCCTAAAACAGGAGAAAGATTAAAGGATATTTGGGGATATAACCCATTAAACTTTTTTGCTGTAACAGGAAATTATAGTTATGGATTAAAATTAGGAGAGCAAGTGTTTCAATTTAAAGATTTTGTAAAAGCTGTTCATAAAGCTGGTTTAGAAGTTATTTTGGATGTGGTATACAATCATACTGGAGAAGGAAATGAGTTTGGACCAACTATTTCATTCAAAGGAATAGATAATAATGTATACTATGTTTTGGAGGATAATAAAAGATATTATTCTAATTATTCAGGTACAGGGAATACATTAAATTGTAGTCATGCTGTAGTAAAAGAGATGGTTATAGATAGTTTGAGATATTGGGTTACAGAAATGCATGTAGATGGATTTAGATTTGATTTAGCAGCTATTTTGGGAAGAGGTGCTAACGGAGAATGGATAGGAGACCTATCATTATTAAAAGATATCGCAGATGACCCTATAATTTCTGGGAGCAAATTAATAGCTGAAGGTTGGGATGCAGCTGGTGGATATTATGTTGGAGAATTCCCAGTAGGTTGGGCAGAATGGAATGGTAAATTTAGAGATACTGTAAGAAAATTTATCAAAGGAGAAAATGGACAAGTGGGAGATTTAGCCACAAGAATAGTTGGGAGTCCTGATCTGTTTGAAAAATATGGTAGAAAGCCATATCATAGCATAAATTTTATTACAGCACATGATGGATTTACTATGTGGGATTTAGTTTCATATAATGAGAAACATAATTTAAATAATGGTGAAGAAAACAGAGATGGAGCAAATGATAATAACAGCTGGAATCATGGAGTAGAAGGGGAAACAAAGGATAAAAAAATTATAAAATTAAGAAAACAACAAATTAAAAATTTCGTAGTTATAATGACTGTATCACAAGGAATTCCAATGCTATTAATGGGAGATGAGTTTTGCAGAACTCAGAATGGAAACAATAATGCTTATTGTCAAGATAATAAAATGACATGGCTTGATTGGGATAAAAAAGAAGAATTTAAAGATGTTTATAGATTTTTTAAAAAAATGATAGAATTTAGGAAAAATCATCCATCTTTTAAAAGGGAAGCTTTTTTTAAAGGCAAAGATTTTTCAGGAGATGATATTCCCGATATAACATGGCATGGAGCAAAATTAAATGAACCTGATTGGTCTAATGAATCTCATTCGTTAGCTTTTATGATAAGTGGCAAAGATTTTTCAGGAGAAATTGAAAATGATAACAATATCTATGTAGCATTAAATTCTTATTGGGAAGATATAGAGTTTGAAATTCCTAAGATGAAAAACACGAAATGGTATTTAGTTGTAGACAGTTCAAAAAAAATGGGAGAAGATTTTTTAGATAACCCTAAAGAGATAAAAGCTAAAACTTATAAAGTAAAAGCTAGAAGCTCAATAATACTTATTTCTAGGATGAACTATTAA